The Syntrophales bacterium nucleotide sequence TCAACACACTCGCCCGAGAGGGGTTGCTGGACAAGATAAGTAGTTCGGGGACACCCTTGCCCATAATGGTGGCACAACCTACTAACAAAACGAAACAAAACAAAATAATTACCTTTTTCCACATAACCACACCCCTCAAAACTTTTTTCCGGCCACGGAAGCGGTCCGGTTTGTCAAGCAGACCTAAACACAGGAGTGTGCTATTGGCAAAAACAGCAACGTTACCATCACCCGGGAAATAGCCATAAGCAGTAGCAACTCTGCCCCATTGTGCCGTGCCTGAAGGGATAACAAAGCGATCAAAAAGGGTTTTATTCCCCTTACCCATTTGTCAGAGCCGCGGACGAAGTTCTCCGCCTTTCTAATCCTGCTGCTTGATTGCATAAGCCGCGATTTCTCCGTCATCTCCACGGGCAGAAAACCAGGTAGGGATAGGGGCGGACGAGGGTAGTGAAAACACCTTTAGTCGAAATCAGCAAAGCGAAGAATGATGCAAGTTTTGGGATTTCAAAATCCCGTAAACCGCGCCATTTTCTACCCTAAACCCACGCCGGATTTCTCCACTGGCTATATCTAACTCGGAGATAGATCTCGGATGAAGAAGCTTTTTTGTGAGGTTGCTTGACATATCAAGCGTATTTCTTTAGTTTTTTGCGCAGTCAGGAGTAGAAATCAGTTTTTCTTTTGAGGCTCATTCGGCAATGAGATGGGAAATAAATCTCTGGCAATAAAGGATTTGATAAATGAAAGAGGATGACAAAAAGGGGAGAGAATCGGAAGAGGAGAATTTTCAGCGTGAATTTGGAGGGTCTTTGCCCTTACATGGTGAGTGGCTAAGCCATGTAAATGAAACGGGTCCCTCTAAAAATATCATTTCTTCATGGTTCATAGATATCCTCGATGCCATCTACGATGGTATTTTAATAGCCGACGCAAACACAATCGTCCGCTACGTTAATCCCGAATACACCCGAATTACGGGGGTGAAACCGGAGCAAATAATTGGGAGACCTTTACGAGAGGTACGACCTGGGGCTATCCTTCCAGATGTTATACGCACAGGAATTCCTCGAGCAGGGGTTTTCCGTAGAGAGGGCGAAATAGAATACGTTGTGGACATGGCGCCAATTTATAGGGATGGCAAGATCGTAGGCGGCGTTTCCGTTTTGAAGGATATTACAGAAGTCAGACGTCTCTCAAGCGAACTTAAAAAATTTGTAAAAAGGACCAACCAGCTTCACTCATTTGTCCGACATGTATTTCAGGCTAGATACACATTCGATGACATAATTGCTGTGAGCGAAGAAATGAAAAAGGTAGTAAGCCTCGCGAAACGGATAGCATTAGGTGATAGCGATGTTCTCATAACGGGTGAGAGCGGCACCGGCAAAGAGCTATTTGCCCAGGCCATACACAATGGAAGTAACCGTTCTTCCGGACCATTTATCGCTTTTAGTTGTGCATCCCTGAGCGCTTCTTTGGTGGAAAGTGAACTGTTTGGATATGCTGACGGAGCCTTCACAGGGGCACGAAAGGGAGGCAAGGCTGGCTTCTTTGAGATTGCTGACGGAGGAACTGTCTTCATTGATGAAGTGGCAGAACTAAGCAAAGAGGTGCAGGCTAAACTGCTCAGGGTCCTTCAGGAACGCAGGGTTCGCAGGGTAGGAGAGGCGGAAGAGGTGGAAGTGAATATCCGTATAATCATTGCCACCAACCGAGATCTTGAAAAAATGGTAAAAGAAGGGAAATTTCGAGAAGATCTCTACTACCGCCTAAATGTCGTTAACCTGCACCTACCTCCACTCAGGTCTCGTCAAGAGGACATAAAACCACTGGCAGAACACTTCTTCCACCAGTGTACCAGACGCCTGGGACGATCCCACACGGTGTCACCAAAAATTTACGAGATATTCGAGAAGTATCATTGGCCTGGTAACGTTAGGGAACTCATAAACACCGTGGAATATACTGTGAACATGGCAGATACAGATTTCATTGGACCTGAACATCTTCCGAAGAGATTTCACGACCTATCTTTACCACTGTACGAATCGACCTTAAAACAGACCGTTAGGGAGACGGAAAAAAAGATCATCCTAAATAAGCTCAATCGTCTGGGATGGTCAGTCTCTGCAAAGA carries:
- a CDS encoding sigma 54-interacting transcriptional regulator — encoded protein: MKEDDKKGRESEEENFQREFGGSLPLHGEWLSHVNETGPSKNIISSWFIDILDAIYDGILIADANTIVRYVNPEYTRITGVKPEQIIGRPLREVRPGAILPDVIRTGIPRAGVFRREGEIEYVVDMAPIYRDGKIVGGVSVLKDITEVRRLSSELKKFVKRTNQLHSFVRHVFQARYTFDDIIAVSEEMKKVVSLAKRIALGDSDVLITGESGTGKELFAQAIHNGSNRSSGPFIAFSCASLSASLVESELFGYADGAFTGARKGGKAGFFEIADGGTVFIDEVAELSKEVQAKLLRVLQERRVRRVGEAEEVEVNIRIIIATNRDLEKMVKEGKFREDLYYRLNVVNLHLPPLRSRQEDIKPLAEHFFHQCTRRLGRSHTVSPKIYEIFEKYHWPGNVRELINTVEYTVNMADTDFIGPEHLPKRFHDLSLPLYESTLKQTVRETEKKIILNKLNRLGWSVSAKKQIAKEMGISLSSLYAKLKSYGIKKEKS